GCCTGCTTCAAGGAGACCAAGCCGAACCAGGACGACGGCCTGCCCGACTGGACCGGCACCTGGCGCGACCCGCGCTACAGCCCGCCGCAGGACGGCGGCCGTCCGGAGAACTCCTTGCTGGGCAACCTCTTCCTGATCAACGGCCGGCGCGAGGACAGCCTCCAGGTGCCCGCCGCCTACGGGAAGATGCGGCTGTGGCGGCACACCGACCTGCAGAACATGGCCGCCAACACCACCTACACCTTCCGGCCGGGCACCCTGGGCTACGAGTGGAACACGGTGCCGGACAACGGGTCCCAGCCCGCGGGCGTGGCGCGGATGTCGCGGACCACGGTCCAGCTCAACGGCTCCTACGTGCTGAAGAACTGGGGCAGCGTGTACGGCCCCGGCACCGAGACCCACTCGGTCACCTACTACCGCCACCCCAGCGGGTCGCTGGTGTTCGGCGCGGGCACCGTCCAGTGGTCCTGGGGCCTGGACGACGAGCACGCGTACCGGACCACCACGCCCACCTCCGACCCGCGGATGCAGCAGGCCACCGTCAACTTCCTGGCCGACATGGGCGTGCAGGCCGCCACGCTCCAGGCCAACCTGGTGCAGGCCGCCCCGAGCGCCGACGTCCTCGCGCCGGTGGTGGTGCTGACCACCGCGCCGACCACCGCCGTGGTGGGCGCGCCGTACACCCTGTCCGGCACGGTCCTCGACGTGGCCGGCCAGGTCGGCGGCGTCGAGGTGTCCACCGACGACGGCGCGCGCTGGCACCCGGCCAACTGGCAGGCCGGCCAGGGCACGTGGAGCTACACCTACACGCCGACCCGGTCGGGCCAGGCGCAGCTGCGGGTGCGCGCGGTCGACGACTCGCTGAACCTGTCCGACCCGGTGGGCACCCCGGTCGTGGTGACGCCGCGGACGTGCCCGTGCGGCATGTGGACGACGGCCGACACCCCGGTGGCCCCCGACAGCGCGGACGGCACCCCGCTGGAACTGGGCGTGAAGTGGCGCGCCGACGGCGACGGCCGGGTGCGCGGCGTGCGGTTCTACAAGGGCGCGGCCAACACCGGCACGCACACCGGCACGCTGTGGTCGGCGAGCGGGCAGCGGTTGGCCACCGGCACGTTCCAGAACGAGACGGCGAGCGGCTGGCAGACGCTGACCTTCGCGACGCCGGTGGCGGTCACCGCGAACACCACCTACGTCGTGTCGTACTACTCGCCCCTCGGCCGCTACTCCGGGGACGCGGAGTACTTCAGCCGCGGCCCCCGGTACCTGGAACCGGTCACCGGCATCCAGAGCGGGACGGACGGGCCCAACGGGGTGTACCGCCTGGGCGCCGGGTTCCCCGACCGGAGCTACCAGGACACCAACTACTGGGTCGACGTGGTGTGGGCGCCCTGACCGGGACGGCCTGACGGGCGGGTGGTCGCGCTGAGGGGTGGGCGGTCGCGTCGGCGAGGTGGTCGCGCTGATCCGCCGGCACCGCGACCACCCCCGTTCACCCACGGCTCGTCCGCCGGCCACGGGGGCGGGTCGGACAGTGCGCCGTGACGACCTCCCCCGGCAGGCGGCGGTTCCCCGCCGCGCTCTCCACCGTGGCCGGCCCGGCCGCACTGGCCCAGGTGCCCGCCGACCGCGCCGCGCCCCGGTCGTTGTTCGGGGCCGGGGAGTGGACGCTGAACAACCCCGGCTGAACAATCGCCCCTGCCGGCAGAGGGGGTGGCGATGCCTCGGCGCGAGGTTCCACTGGACGAGGACGCGGGGGAGTTCGTCGGGTTCGCGGCGGGCCTGCGCGGGTTGCGGGTGGCGGCGGGGAGCCCGACCTACCGGGAGCTGGCCAAGCGGGCGCACTACTCGGCGGCGGCGCTGTCCGAGGCGGCCAACGGGCGCAGGCTGCCCAGCCTGGGCGTGACGCTGGCCTACGTGCGGGCGTGCGGCGGGGACGTGGCCGAGTGGGAGGCGCGCTGGCGGGCGCTGGCCGTGGCGCCGCCGACGACACCCGAAGGCGACCTCCCGGCGCCCTACGTGGGGTTGCGGGCGTTCCAGCCGGAGGACGCGGACCGGTTCTTCGGGCGGGAGCGGCTGGTCGGGACCGTCGTCGAACTGGTGGGGGAGCGCCGGTTCACCGGGGTGTTCGGCCCCTCGGGGTCGGGCAAGTCCTCGGTGCTGCGGGCCGGGCTGGTGGCCGGGTGGCGGGGACCGGCGGTGGTGTTCGCGCCGGGGGGCTCCCCGGTGCGGGAGCTGGCGATCCACGTGGGGGCGTGGTGCGGCAGGCCCGCGTCGTCGTTGGCGGCGGAGTTCGCGGCCTGGCGGGAGAACCTGCACCTGCGGGTGCGGCAGGCGCTGGTGGGCCGCGCCGGGGACCTGCTGCTGGTGGTGGACCAGTTCGAGGAGCTGTTCGCGCTGTGCCGCGACCCGGACGAGCGGGTGGCGTTCGTGGCCGCGTTGACCACCGCCGCGGCGGCACCGGACAGCCGGACCCGGGTGGTGCTGGGGGTGCGGGCGGACTTCCTCGGCGACTGCGCGCGGTACCCCGACCTGGTGGAGGCGTTGCACGGCGGCCAGGTGCTGGTGGGGCCGATGAGCCCCGACGAGCTGCACCGGGCGGTCGTGCACCCCGCGGTGGCGGTGGGCGCCAAGGTGCAGACCGCCCTGGTGACGCGGCTGGTGGCCGAGGCGGCGGGGCAGCCTGCCGCCCTGCCGCTGCTCTCGCACGCCCTGCTGGAGACCTGGAAGCGGCGGCGCGGTGTCGCGCTGACCGTGGACGGCTACGAGGAGACCGGCGGGATGGCGCACGCGATCGCCCGCAGCGCCGAGCACGCCTACCAGGAGCTGCCCGAGGCCGACCGGGAGGTGGCGCGCTGGCTGTTCCTGCGGCTGGTCGCGGTGGGCGAGGGCGACGAGGACACCAAGCGCCGGGTCGCCCGCGCCGAGCTGGACGCCCTGGGCGACGGGGTCGGGCCGGTGCTCGGGGCACTGGCCTCGGCCAGGCTGGTCGTGGTCGGCGACGACACCGTCGACCTGGCCCACGAGGCGCTGCTGCGCGCCTGGCCCCGGTTGCGCGGCTGGCTGGCCGAGGACCGCGACGGCCTGCGGCTCCAGCGCCGGCTGACCGAGGCCGCCGACATCTGGGCGGAACTCGACCACGACCCGGCCGTCCTCTACCGGACCACGCGCCTGGCGCGGACCGCGGCCTGGGTGCGGCGCACCGGCCCGGCGCTCACCGACCGCGAACGGGACTTCCTGGAGCGCAGCCGGGCGGCCGAGGCGCGGACCCGGAGGGCTTCCCTGCGGCGGCGCTACGGGGTGACCGCCGCGGTGGTCACCGCGCTGGTCGCGGCCACCGCGGTGACCGTGCCGATGGTGCTGGAGCGCCGGGAGGCCGAGCGCGCCGCGCTGTCCCGGCAGCTCGCCGCGCAGGTCGGCCCGAACGCGGTCGAAGCGGGTCGACACGCCCTGGAGGCGTGGCGCACCTACCCGACCGCGGAAGCGCGCAGCAGCCTGTTCAACGCCGCCGCCACGCGGCAGGGCGAGCAGCACCGGATACGAATGGGCACGTTGTCGAGTTTCAGCCCCATGGCCCTGCGGCCCGACGGCGAGCTGGTCGCCCGGGTCGACCACGACCGCATCGCGCTGGTGAGCACCTCGACGCTCGACCTCGTCGCGGAACTGCCCCTGCACGACCCGAGCCGCACGCAGTACGAACTCGCCTTCAGCCCGGACGGGCGGTTGCTGGCCGCGGGCGACTCGGAGGGGCGCGTCACCCTCTGGGCGGTGCCCGGCGGCGAGCAGGTGGGTGTCATCGAGACCGGTGCCCCGGTGGAGGGCCTCGTCTTCAGCGCGGACGGGTCGACCCTGGTCGCCCGGGACGCGCTGTGGGACGTGCGGACCCGGGCGGCGGCGGGCAGGTTGATCCGGCCCGAGGGGGCGCACCACGTCGTGGCCGCCCACGACCGGACCGTCGCCACCGTGGCACTGGACGGCGTGGTGGAGCTGTGGGACCTGCCGAGCCGCTCGCGCGTCGCCGTGCTCCGAACCGGTTCGAAGGGGACCAGCGGCGTGGCCTTCGCCCCCGACGGCCGCTCGCTCGCCGTGGCGGACAAGAACGGGAGCATCACGCTGTGGGACCCGGCGACGGCGACCCGCATCACGACGACCGCGCCCTACGGCGGCGGTGCGAACGGCGTCGCCTTCAGCGCCGACGGCACGGTACTGGCCTCGCCCGGGTACGACGGCAAGGTGGTGCTCCGGGACGCCGCCAACCCCTCCGCGACCACCGTCGTGACCGTGGAGGAGAGCAGGACGCCCGGTGTCCCGACCTACCTGGTGCAGCTCGCCTTCGGGAGCAACGGCACGGCGGTGGTGGCGGGTGGCCGGGACATCCACGTGTGGAACGCCGACCTGCCCCTGGTCCGCGCCCCCGTCCAGGCGATGCAGTTCGCGCCCGACGGTGCCGGTCTGTCCACCTTGGACGAGAAGGGCGTGCTCACGATCTGGGGCACCGAGCCGGCGCTCCGGCCCGGAACACGGCTCGACCTCGCCGACGCGGCCTGGGCGACCGGGGCGTTCAGCGCCGACCGCACGAAACTGGCCGTCCTGCGACCGGGCGCGCCGATCGACTGGTGGAGCCTCGGCGGGCACCCGACCCGGACCACCGCGCAGGGCTGGCGGGCACCCGCGGAGCAGCCCCGCGTCACGGCCTTCGGCCCGGACCTGCGGTCGCTGGTGGAGGTGGGCCCGGTCGCGTCGGACGTGGTGCGGCACTCCGGGGCGGACGGCCTGCGGACGTCGGGCGAGGTCCTGGCCTCCGGTGACAACATCACCGGCGCGGTCGTCCTGCCGGGCGGTCGGCACATGGCGCTGGGGCAGACGCGGGGCCAGGTGATGGTCAGGGACGTGGCCACGACCCGCGCGGTTGCCACGTTCCGGGGTCATGACGGCGCGGTGACCGCGATGGCGGTCACCGCGGACGGGCACCTGCTGGCCACCGCCGGCGCCGACGGCGCGGTGGTGCTGTGGGACACCGCGACGTGGCGGCAGGTCGCCCGGATGACCGGGCACTCCGCCGGGGTGTCGTTCGCCGCGTTCAGCCCGGACGGGCACCTGCTCGCCACCTCCGCCGCCGACGGGACCACGCTGCTGTGGGACGTGGCCGCGCACGGCGAGTGGGCGAGGCTGACCGACCCGGGTGGGCAGGCGGTCAGGCCCGCCTGGCACCCCGACGGCACGGCCCTGGCCACCGCCGACGCCCGCGGCGCGATCACGCTGTGGCAGCTCGACGAGCGGCGCGCCGTGGCCGAGGTGTGCGCGGACCTGGCGCGGTCCGGCGCGCCCGGGGTCGAACCGTGCTGACGGCAGTTCGGCCGCGATCGGCCCGGGTTCGCGGACAGGCGGTCGTGGGCACCGCATTTTTGCGTAGGGGACGCGGCGGGTCGGAGATCGAATAGGCGCTCGGCCGTCCCCGGCCTTCCCGGCACCGAGCGAACGAGGGTCCTGGTGGATGGCATGAGCGAGGCCGGTGTGCGGCAGGTCGGCGTGGCGACGGACTTCAGCACGGTGCTCCAGTCCGCCGGGGACATGACGGTCCAGTTCGTCGAGGCCGCTCGGGTGCCGACCATGGAGGAGGTGCCGGCGAGGGCCGACCTGGGGCGCCTGCCCGTCGTGACGCGCGCCTTCGTCGGCAGGTCCGCCGAGCTGGAACTCCTGCGCGCGGCGGTGTCCGGGCCCGACCGGCCGGTGGTCGGCGTGCGCGGGCTGGGCGGGGTGGGCAAGAGCACCCTGGTCGCCCGGTTCGCCGCGGCGGACGCCGACCGGTTCTCGCTGGTGTGGTGGGTCACCGCGGACTCGCCGGCCGCGATCGAGGCCGGGATGGCGGAACTGGCTCGCGCGTTGGCGCCCGAAGCGCACCGGCTGCCGCTGGAGGAGCAGG
This portion of the Saccharothrix syringae genome encodes:
- a CDS encoding nSTAND1 domain-containing NTPase, whose translation is MPRREVPLDEDAGEFVGFAAGLRGLRVAAGSPTYRELAKRAHYSAAALSEAANGRRLPSLGVTLAYVRACGGDVAEWEARWRALAVAPPTTPEGDLPAPYVGLRAFQPEDADRFFGRERLVGTVVELVGERRFTGVFGPSGSGKSSVLRAGLVAGWRGPAVVFAPGGSPVRELAIHVGAWCGRPASSLAAEFAAWRENLHLRVRQALVGRAGDLLLVVDQFEELFALCRDPDERVAFVAALTTAAAAPDSRTRVVLGVRADFLGDCARYPDLVEALHGGQVLVGPMSPDELHRAVVHPAVAVGAKVQTALVTRLVAEAAGQPAALPLLSHALLETWKRRRGVALTVDGYEETGGMAHAIARSAEHAYQELPEADREVARWLFLRLVAVGEGDEDTKRRVARAELDALGDGVGPVLGALASARLVVVGDDTVDLAHEALLRAWPRLRGWLAEDRDGLRLQRRLTEAADIWAELDHDPAVLYRTTRLARTAAWVRRTGPALTDRERDFLERSRAAEARTRRASLRRRYGVTAAVVTALVAATAVTVPMVLERREAERAALSRQLAAQVGPNAVEAGRHALEAWRTYPTAEARSSLFNAAATRQGEQHRIRMGTLSSFSPMALRPDGELVARVDHDRIALVSTSTLDLVAELPLHDPSRTQYELAFSPDGRLLAAGDSEGRVTLWAVPGGEQVGVIETGAPVEGLVFSADGSTLVARDALWDVRTRAAAGRLIRPEGAHHVVAAHDRTVATVALDGVVELWDLPSRSRVAVLRTGSKGTSGVAFAPDGRSLAVADKNGSITLWDPATATRITTTAPYGGGANGVAFSADGTVLASPGYDGKVVLRDAANPSATTVVTVEESRTPGVPTYLVQLAFGSNGTAVVAGGRDIHVWNADLPLVRAPVQAMQFAPDGAGLSTLDEKGVLTIWGTEPALRPGTRLDLADAAWATGAFSADRTKLAVLRPGAPIDWWSLGGHPTRTTAQGWRAPAEQPRVTAFGPDLRSLVEVGPVASDVVRHSGADGLRTSGEVLASGDNITGAVVLPGGRHMALGQTRGQVMVRDVATTRAVATFRGHDGAVTAMAVTADGHLLATAGADGAVVLWDTATWRQVARMTGHSAGVSFAAFSPDGHLLATSAADGTTLLWDVAAHGEWARLTDPGGQAVRPAWHPDGTALATADARGAITLWQLDERRAVAEVCADLARSGAPGVEPC
- a CDS encoding DUF4082 domain-containing protein, producing the protein MTRLRARSRTGPLAKVLHLSAALLTASGLVVAVNAVLPATAVAAPCDTPVVNKVACENTKPGTDDWQVPYRDDSIVGYTTDISASPGDRVDFKVRTTASAYRLDIYRLGYYAGKGARLVGTASRNSVQTQPSCLRDAPTALIDCGNWAVSASWDVPVDAVSGIYYARLHRNDTGAENEIVFIVRDDTGTSKILFQTSDATWAAYNRYGGNSLYFGDGPGQGGQAYKVSYNRPYTGGDGDDNFIFNAEYPMLRFLERNGYDLSYTTDVDSARRGQLIKNHKVFMAVGHDEYWSNEQRANVEAARDAGVHLAFLTGNEIFWKTRWEKSIDSSHTDWRTVACFKETKPNQDDGLPDWTGTWRDPRYSPPQDGGRPENSLLGNLFLINGRREDSLQVPAAYGKMRLWRHTDLQNMAANTTYTFRPGTLGYEWNTVPDNGSQPAGVARMSRTTVQLNGSYVLKNWGSVYGPGTETHSVTYYRHPSGSLVFGAGTVQWSWGLDDEHAYRTTTPTSDPRMQQATVNFLADMGVQAATLQANLVQAAPSADVLAPVVVLTTAPTTAVVGAPYTLSGTVLDVAGQVGGVEVSTDDGARWHPANWQAGQGTWSYTYTPTRSGQAQLRVRAVDDSLNLSDPVGTPVVVTPRTCPCGMWTTADTPVAPDSADGTPLELGVKWRADGDGRVRGVRFYKGAANTGTHTGTLWSASGQRLATGTFQNETASGWQTLTFATPVAVTANTTYVVSYYSPLGRYSGDAEYFSRGPRYLEPVTGIQSGTDGPNGVYRLGAGFPDRSYQDTNYWVDVVWAP